The following are encoded in a window of Microbacterium sp. LWO13-1.2 genomic DNA:
- a CDS encoding mechanosensitive ion channel family protein encodes MLMPFETDPTAPPTDLGGWGDVLAVLAQIGGKALTVALIIVSCVVIALLLRLVIRRVVHRIVDSAKSKAAVDDTQALERSPLADMRLVQRTRTLGSILQNIVNVMLVVIALVLTVNALDQSLLGSLTLLTAAVGAGLGFGAQNIVKDVLNGIFLVAEDQIGIGDVVDLGLASGVVEYVSVRITQVRDVNGTLWYVRNGEVLRIGNMSQGWARAIIDLGVPTDADLDLVEQTMLETAQGLAKDPKWRTRIVEKPEIWGLESIGGDALVVRVVIKARANAKDDVSQELRKRLRTALSEKEIALPSMAAVVPTGLDGAQRVRGANPPKTRPTAVTGVPTVSRGIWRKKDTATEPSKPKDTK; translated from the coding sequence ATGTTGATGCCTTTCGAGACTGATCCAACGGCTCCCCCGACCGACCTCGGCGGGTGGGGCGACGTGCTCGCCGTATTGGCCCAGATCGGCGGTAAGGCGCTCACCGTCGCACTGATCATCGTCAGTTGCGTCGTCATCGCCCTGCTGCTGCGTCTGGTGATCCGCCGCGTCGTCCACCGCATCGTCGACAGCGCCAAGAGCAAGGCCGCAGTCGACGACACCCAAGCCCTCGAGCGATCGCCCCTCGCGGACATGAGACTCGTGCAGCGCACTCGCACGCTCGGCAGCATCCTGCAGAACATCGTCAACGTGATGCTGGTCGTGATCGCTCTGGTGTTGACCGTGAACGCTCTCGATCAGAGCCTGCTCGGTTCCCTCACTCTGCTCACCGCTGCGGTGGGTGCTGGCCTCGGCTTCGGCGCGCAGAACATCGTCAAGGATGTGCTGAACGGTATCTTCCTCGTCGCCGAGGATCAGATCGGCATCGGCGATGTCGTCGATCTCGGCCTCGCCAGCGGTGTCGTCGAGTACGTCAGCGTTCGCATCACCCAGGTTCGGGATGTCAACGGAACGCTCTGGTACGTGCGCAACGGCGAGGTGCTGCGGATCGGCAACATGTCGCAGGGGTGGGCACGAGCCATCATCGACCTCGGCGTCCCGACCGATGCCGACCTCGATCTGGTAGAGCAGACCATGCTCGAGACAGCTCAAGGGCTCGCCAAGGATCCCAAGTGGCGCACGCGCATCGTGGAGAAGCCGGAAATCTGGGGGCTGGAGTCCATCGGCGGCGACGCTCTCGTCGTGCGCGTCGTGATCAAGGCGCGCGCGAACGCGAAGGACGACGTCTCGCAGGAACTCCGCAAGCGCCTGCGCACCGCGCTCTCCGAGAAGGAGATCGCCCTCCCGAGCATGGCTGCCGTCGTCCCGACCGGCCTCGACGGAGCCCAGCGCGTCCGCGGTGCCAACCCGCCGAAGACCCGGCCGACCGCCGTCACCGGTGTACCGACGGTCTCGCGCGGCATCTGGCGCAAGAAGGACACGGCGACAGAGCCATCCAAGCCCAAGGACACGAAATGA
- a CDS encoding globin encodes MTFYDEVGGHDTFAKIVAAFYRGVADDPVLKPMYPEEDLGPAAERLTLFLEQYWGGPTTYGETRGHPRLRMRHMPFHVDPDARDRWLKHMRAAVDEAKLSPLHESTLWDYLERAAYAMVNTFEPSGIGPASDGRATLETRTRQDSTETT; translated from the coding sequence ATGACGTTCTACGACGAGGTCGGCGGCCACGACACCTTCGCGAAGATCGTCGCCGCGTTCTATCGCGGTGTCGCCGATGATCCGGTGCTGAAGCCGATGTATCCCGAGGAGGACTTGGGGCCGGCGGCCGAGCGACTCACGCTCTTCCTCGAGCAGTACTGGGGCGGGCCGACGACGTACGGTGAGACCCGCGGGCACCCGCGTCTGCGCATGCGCCACATGCCGTTCCACGTCGATCCGGACGCCCGTGATCGTTGGCTGAAGCACATGCGCGCGGCCGTGGACGAGGCGAAGTTGTCGCCTCTGCACGAATCCACGCTCTGGGACTACCTCGAGCGTGCGGCGTATGCCATGGTGAACACATTCGAGCCGTCCGGCATCGGTCCCGCATCGGATGGCCGCGCGACACTCGAAACCCGAACTCGTCAGGATTCAACGGAGACCACATGA